One Streptomyces sp. V4I8 genomic window carries:
- a CDS encoding NADP-dependent oxidoreductase: MINREWHLLSRPVGWPKAEDFALVEAEMPTPAEGQVLVRNKYLSVDPYMRGRMSSAKSYVAPFELGKVMQGGAVGEVVASNAEGIAVGDHVLHFFGWREYAAVDAKNAVKVDPDAAPLSAYLGVLGMTGLTAYAGLLRTASFKEGDVVFVSGAAGAVGSQVGQIAKLKGASRVIGSAGSDEKVKLLVEEYGFDAAFNYKDGPVSEQLREAAPDGIDVYFDNVGGDHLEAAIGQLNVHGRIAICGMISVYNNTEPAPGPKNLARLIATRGRIEGLLVGDHYDFQPQFVQEVGPWVASGRLKYRETFVEGIENNLEAFLGVLRGDNTGKMIVKL, encoded by the coding sequence ATGATCAACCGCGAATGGCACCTCCTCTCCCGCCCCGTCGGCTGGCCCAAGGCCGAGGACTTCGCCCTGGTGGAGGCCGAGATGCCGACCCCCGCCGAGGGTCAGGTGCTCGTACGGAACAAGTACCTCTCCGTCGACCCGTACATGCGCGGACGCATGTCGTCGGCCAAGTCCTATGTCGCCCCCTTCGAGCTCGGCAAGGTCATGCAGGGCGGTGCCGTCGGCGAGGTCGTAGCCTCCAACGCCGAGGGCATCGCCGTCGGCGACCACGTCCTGCACTTCTTCGGCTGGCGCGAGTACGCCGCCGTGGACGCGAAGAACGCCGTCAAGGTCGATCCTGACGCCGCGCCCCTCTCCGCCTACCTCGGCGTCCTCGGCATGACCGGCCTCACCGCCTACGCCGGCCTGCTGCGCACCGCCTCCTTCAAGGAGGGTGACGTCGTCTTCGTGTCCGGTGCGGCCGGTGCCGTCGGCAGCCAGGTCGGGCAGATCGCCAAGCTCAAGGGCGCCTCCCGGGTCATCGGCTCCGCCGGATCGGACGAGAAGGTCAAGCTCCTGGTGGAGGAGTACGGCTTCGACGCCGCCTTCAACTACAAGGACGGGCCGGTGAGCGAGCAGCTGCGCGAGGCCGCCCCCGACGGCATCGACGTCTACTTCGACAACGTCGGCGGCGACCACCTGGAGGCCGCGATCGGCCAGCTCAACGTGCACGGCCGGATCGCCATCTGCGGCATGATCTCGGTCTACAACAACACCGAGCCCGCCCCCGGCCCGAAGAACCTCGCCCGCCTCATCGCGACCCGCGGCCGTATCGAGGGCCTCCTCGTCGGCGACCACTACGACTTCCAGCCGCAGTTCGTCCAGGAGGTCGGCCCCTGGGTCGCTTCCGGTCGGCTCAAGTACCGCGAGACCTTCGTGGAGGGCATCGAGAACAACCTGGAGGCGTTCCTCGGGGTTCTGCGCGGTGACAACACCGGGAAGATGATCGTCAAGCTTTAG
- a CDS encoding MarR family winged helix-turn-helix transcriptional regulator: MATPPKTRLPDELTLEVVDLIGSVVARYHEEYEEAAAEHTLTGAQARLLSLLSLEPLPMRKLAQRLRCEPSNVTGIVDRLETRGLVERRPDPADRRVKLAAATDEGRQVARSLRDSLRFAREPLAGLSEEQRLTLRDLLRRMLGVDV, translated from the coding sequence ATGGCCACCCCACCCAAGACCCGCCTCCCCGATGAGCTGACCCTCGAAGTCGTCGACCTCATCGGCTCCGTCGTGGCCCGCTACCACGAGGAGTACGAGGAGGCCGCCGCCGAGCACACGCTCACCGGCGCACAGGCGCGGCTGCTCAGCCTGCTGTCGCTGGAGCCGCTGCCGATGCGGAAGCTGGCGCAGCGGCTGCGGTGCGAGCCGTCGAACGTGACCGGCATCGTGGACCGCCTGGAGACCCGGGGTCTGGTGGAGCGGCGCCCGGACCCGGCGGACCGCCGAGTGAAGCTGGCGGCGGCGACGGACGAGGGCCGCCAGGTGGCCCGCAGCCTGCGCGACTCCCTCCGGTTCGCCCGCGAGCCACTGGCGGGACTGTCCGAGGAGCAGCGGCTGACCTTGCGGGATCTGCTGCGGCGGATGCTGGGCGTGGACGTCTAG
- a CDS encoding LuxR C-terminal-related transcriptional regulator: MTARSVGGDHGDSTVTGVTPDGDPVLAARLAVPAVPGTFVRRDRLVEQLADAVGRPLTLVNGPAGAGKTLLVADWITACEPGAVAWLTVEPQDGASGVFWSYVLHALRHHGVAPPEHIGSPARPGEVDHSLLARLAAWLNERDSRVVLVLDEFDRVAGSAAVADELQFVLRHAGDGLRLVIISRTEPLLPLYRYRAAGELGDIRADDLAFRAEETAALVDRHGLPLSADAARLLTERTEGWAAGLRLCALAAQRADDPESFLKDFEAGHSTLADFLLGEVLRAHPAETQDLLLRTSILEKTHPDLANALTGRDDAEPVLEELQRTNAFVEPIGRSWYRLHSLFAEILRVHLRVRHPGLEPELHRTAAEWLSRAGLLDEALRHAADAGDWELAAAQLIDHLAIGRLLTGLAAERLDGLFAGMTPEASGPAPDLVRAARELAHHDVDRGVTYLRRAEENLPDGDTDDAAAVRLSCAVLRVLAARVTGSADLAETAAMDAAEAGHALPADRLERSPELTALMLTDLGSAQLWAGRFDAARVTLSAAVEAAQGRSTEFPRYEALGRLALIDFLHGRPGQAEAHARAAVAEAEQSGLAVSHRTGMAQLVLAAVAIDRDDLAAAQGHLDQAAATSTAARDPIVAVELAILRSRMLVARGHSGAALPALDDMAGQLLLSAEPSPWVSDRIAMATAAAHLADGDPEAAVKVFEEHRSHSPECLTAEARARVAAGDSERALRILDELPESRNRGPAIEVWLLLTRAQADDALGDSAAAESLVLRALAAARPHHLRRPFREAGPWLRRLLLERPALAREHVWLTGTLTPGPADSRQREESASPRPEQLSPREQDVLERLAQLMSTEEIAADLHLSVNTVKTHLKGIYRKLAATRRGEAVRRARELGLL; the protein is encoded by the coding sequence GTGACGGCGCGCTCCGTCGGAGGGGACCACGGCGACTCCACGGTGACGGGGGTGACGCCGGACGGTGACCCGGTGCTCGCCGCCCGGCTCGCGGTCCCGGCGGTCCCGGGGACGTTCGTACGCAGGGACCGGCTCGTCGAGCAGCTGGCCGATGCTGTCGGCCGTCCCCTGACCCTGGTCAACGGTCCCGCGGGGGCGGGCAAGACCCTGCTGGTCGCCGACTGGATCACGGCCTGCGAGCCCGGGGCCGTCGCCTGGCTGACCGTGGAGCCGCAGGACGGCGCGTCCGGGGTCTTCTGGTCGTACGTCCTGCATGCCCTTCGGCACCACGGCGTCGCCCCGCCCGAGCACATCGGCAGCCCGGCCCGCCCCGGCGAGGTGGACCACTCGCTGCTGGCCCGTCTCGCGGCCTGGCTGAACGAACGGGACAGCCGGGTCGTCCTCGTCCTGGACGAGTTCGACCGGGTGGCCGGCTCCGCCGCGGTCGCCGACGAGCTGCAGTTCGTACTGCGCCACGCGGGCGACGGACTGCGCCTGGTGATCATCAGCCGCACGGAGCCGCTGCTGCCGCTGTACCGCTACCGGGCCGCCGGTGAACTCGGCGACATCCGCGCCGACGACCTGGCCTTCCGCGCCGAGGAGACGGCGGCCCTGGTCGACCGGCACGGGCTGCCGCTGTCGGCCGACGCCGCGCGCTTGCTGACCGAACGCACCGAGGGCTGGGCGGCGGGGCTGCGGCTGTGCGCCCTGGCCGCGCAGCGGGCCGACGATCCGGAGAGCTTCCTGAAGGACTTCGAGGCCGGGCACAGCACGCTGGCCGACTTCCTGCTGGGCGAGGTGCTGCGCGCCCACCCCGCCGAGACCCAGGACCTGCTGCTGCGCACCAGCATCCTGGAGAAGACCCATCCCGATCTGGCCAACGCCCTGACCGGGCGGGACGACGCGGAGCCGGTCCTGGAGGAACTGCAACGGACCAACGCGTTCGTCGAGCCCATCGGGCGTTCCTGGTACCGGCTGCACTCGCTCTTCGCCGAGATCCTGCGGGTGCATCTGCGCGTGCGCCACCCCGGCCTGGAGCCGGAGCTGCACCGTACGGCCGCCGAGTGGCTGAGCCGGGCGGGCCTGCTGGACGAGGCCCTGCGGCACGCGGCGGACGCGGGTGACTGGGAGCTGGCCGCAGCCCAGCTCATCGACCACCTGGCGATCGGCCGGCTGCTGACCGGGCTGGCCGCCGAGCGGTTGGACGGTCTCTTCGCCGGGATGACACCGGAGGCGTCGGGGCCCGCGCCCGACCTGGTCCGCGCGGCGCGCGAGCTGGCCCACCACGACGTCGACCGGGGTGTCACCTATCTGCGCCGGGCGGAGGAGAACCTGCCGGACGGCGACACCGACGACGCCGCCGCGGTGCGGTTGAGCTGTGCGGTGCTTCGGGTGCTGGCCGCCCGGGTGACGGGCTCGGCGGACCTCGCCGAGACGGCGGCGATGGACGCCGCGGAGGCCGGACACGCCCTCCCCGCCGACCGGTTGGAGCGAAGTCCCGAGCTGACGGCCCTCATGCTCACCGACCTCGGATCGGCCCAGCTGTGGGCGGGCCGCTTCGACGCCGCGCGGGTGACGCTGTCCGCCGCCGTCGAGGCCGCCCAGGGGCGGTCGACGGAGTTCCCCCGCTATGAGGCCCTCGGCCGGCTGGCGCTGATCGACTTCCTGCACGGCCGGCCCGGCCAGGCCGAGGCGCATGCCCGGGCGGCGGTCGCCGAGGCGGAGCAGTCGGGGCTGGCGGTGTCCCACCGGACCGGCATGGCACAGCTCGTGCTGGCCGCCGTGGCCATCGACCGCGACGACCTGGCGGCAGCGCAGGGCCATCTCGACCAGGCGGCCGCCACGTCCACCGCCGCCCGCGATCCCATCGTGGCCGTGGAGCTGGCGATCCTGCGCTCGCGGATGCTGGTCGCGAGGGGGCATTCCGGGGCGGCCCTGCCGGCTCTCGACGACATGGCCGGGCAGCTCCTGCTCTCCGCGGAGCCCTCCCCGTGGGTGAGCGACCGTATCGCCATGGCCACGGCCGCGGCGCATCTGGCCGATGGCGATCCCGAGGCGGCGGTGAAGGTCTTCGAGGAACACCGGTCGCACAGTCCGGAGTGCCTGACGGCCGAGGCCCGGGCACGGGTGGCCGCGGGCGACAGCGAACGGGCGTTGCGCATCCTCGACGAGCTGCCCGAGTCCCGGAACCGCGGACCGGCGATCGAGGTGTGGCTGCTGCTGACCCGTGCGCAGGCCGACGACGCGCTCGGTGACTCCGCGGCCGCGGAGAGCCTGGTCCTGCGGGCCCTGGCGGCGGCCCGGCCGCATCACCTCAGGCGGCCGTTCCGGGAAGCCGGGCCATGGCTCAGGCGGCTGCTGCTGGAGCGGCCCGCGCTCGCCCGGGAGCATGTCTGGCTGACCGGCACCCTCACGCCGGGGCCTGCCGACTCGCGGCAGCGGGAGGAGTCCGCGAGCCCCCGCCCGGAGCAGCTCAGCCCGCGCGAGCAGGACGTCCTGGAGCGGCTGGCCCAGCTCATGTCCACCGAGGAGATCGCCGCCGACCTGCATCTGTCGGTCAACACGGTGAAGACGCACCTGAAGGGCATCTACCGCAAACTCGCCGCCACCCGGCGCGGCGAGGCGGTCCGCCGGGCCCGCGAGCTCGGGCTGCTCTGA
- a CDS encoding SHOCT domain-containing protein encodes MLWFFLWVMWFVLLFRVIGDIFRDDTLGGGAKAGWTVFVCVLPFLGVFVYLMARGRGMGERDVRQMQRQEEAFRSYVQEAAAETPATGATRATHADALAKLAGLHDHGDITDAEYERAKEKVLAG; translated from the coding sequence ATGCTCTGGTTCTTCCTGTGGGTCATGTGGTTCGTGCTGTTGTTCCGGGTCATCGGCGACATCTTCCGCGACGACACCCTGGGTGGCGGGGCCAAGGCGGGCTGGACGGTCTTCGTCTGTGTGCTGCCGTTCCTCGGCGTGTTCGTCTACCTGATGGCCCGCGGGCGCGGGATGGGGGAGCGTGACGTGCGCCAGATGCAGCGGCAGGAGGAGGCGTTCCGCTCCTACGTCCAGGAGGCGGCCGCCGAGACTCCGGCCACCGGCGCGACCCGGGCGACCCACGCGGACGCGCTGGCCAAGCTCGCCGGGCTGCACGACCACGGCGACATCACCGACGCCGAGTACGAGCGGGCCAAGGAGAAGGTGCTGGCGGGCTGA
- a CDS encoding SHOCT domain-containing protein, translating to MDYPLLDVFLTMLWFFLWIMWFMLLFRVVADIFRDDALSGWGKAGWTLLVCVLPFVGVLAYLVARGRGMGEREMRRARDQERAFRAYVQEAAAPGPKTPGTGVGTKADELGRLAALHDRGAITDAEYERAKAKVLAV from the coding sequence ATGGACTATCCCTTGCTCGACGTGTTCCTGACGATGCTCTGGTTCTTCCTGTGGATCATGTGGTTCATGCTGCTGTTCCGCGTCGTCGCCGACATCTTCCGGGACGACGCGCTCAGTGGCTGGGGGAAGGCCGGCTGGACGCTGCTGGTGTGTGTGCTGCCGTTCGTCGGCGTCCTCGCCTACCTGGTCGCCCGTGGACGCGGGATGGGCGAGCGCGAGATGCGCCGGGCGCGGGACCAGGAGCGGGCCTTCCGGGCGTACGTCCAGGAGGCCGCCGCACCCGGCCCGAAGACTCCCGGCACCGGCGTGGGCACCAAGGCGGACGAGCTGGGCAGGCTGGCCGCCCTGCACGACCGGGGCGCCATCACCGACGCCGAGTACGAGCGGGCCAAGGCGAAGGTCCTCGCCGTCTGA